From Elephas maximus indicus isolate mEleMax1 chromosome 25, mEleMax1 primary haplotype, whole genome shotgun sequence, the proteins below share one genomic window:
- the SNX5 gene encoding sorting nexin-5, with amino-acid sequence MAAVPELLQQQEEDRSKLRSVSVDLNVDPSLQIDIPDALSERDKVKFTVHTKTTLSTFQSPEFSVTRQHEDFVWLHDTLIETTDYAGLIIPPAPTKPDFDGPREKMQKLGEGEGSMTKEEFAKMKQELEAEYLAVFKKTVSSHEVFLQRLSSHPVLNKDRNFHVFLEYDQDLSVRRKNTKEMFGGFFKSVVKSADEVLFSGVKEVDDFFEQEKNFLINYYNRIKDSCTKADKMTRSHKSVADDYIHTAACLHSLALEEPTVIKKYLLKVAELFEKLRKVESRVSSDEDLKLTELLRYYMLNIEAAKDLLYRRTKALIDYENSNKALDKARLKSKDVKLAEAHQQECCQKFEQLSESAKEELINFKRKRVAAFRKNLIEMSELEIKHAKNNVSLLQSCIDLFKNN; translated from the exons CTGAGATCTGTGTCTGTGGACCTGAATGTCGATCCCTCGCTTCAGATTGACATACCTGATGCGCTCAGTGAGAGAGATAAGGTCAAATTTACAGTGCACACGAAG ACCACACTATCCACGTTTCAGAGCCCAGAGTTTTCTGTTACAAGGCAACATGAAGACTTTGTGTGGCTACATGACACCCTTATTGAAACAACAGACTATGCTGGACTTATT ATTCCGCCTGCTCCCACAAAACCTGACTTTGATGGCCCTCGAGAGAAGATGCAGAAACTTGGAGAGGGTGAAGGATctatgaccaaagaagaatttgccAAAATGAAGCAAGAACTGGAAGC TGAATATCTCGCTGTTTTTAAGAAGACTGTATCCTCCCATGAAGTCTTTCTTCAGCGGCTTTCTTCACACCCTGTTCTCAATAAAGATCGCAACTTTCATGTCTTCCTGGAATATGATCAAGAC ctaAGTGTTAGGCGGAAAAATACCAAAGAGATGTTTGGTGGCTTTTTCAAAAGTGTGGTGAAAAGTGCTGATGAAGTCCTTTTTTCAGGCGTTAAG GAGGTGGATGACTTTTTTGAGCAAGAGAAGAATTTTCTTATTAACTATTATAATAGAATCAAGGATTCGTGTACAAAAGCTGACAAAATGACCAGATCTCATAAAA GTGTCGCGGATGATTATATCCACACTGCAGCCTGCCTGCATAGCCTGGCTTTAGAAGAACCCACAGTCATCAAAAA GTACCTTTTGAAGGTTGCAGAGCTATTTGAGAAACTTagg aaagtagAGAGCCGAGTCTCATCAGACGAAGACTTGAAGCTGACAGAGCTCCTGCGGTACTACATGCTCAACATAGAGGCCGCTAAG GATCTCTTATACAGACGCACCAAAGCCCTCATTGACTATGAGAACTCAAACAAAGCTTTGGATAAGGCccggttaaaaagcaaagacgtcaagCTGGCAGAGGCACACCAGCAGGAATGCTGCCAGAAATTTGAACAGCTTTCTGAATCCGCAAAAGAAG AGCTGATCAATTTCAAACGAAAGCGAGTGGCAGCCTTTAGGAAGAATCTGATTGAAATGTCTGAACTGGAAATAAAGCATGCCAAG AACAATGTCTCCCTCTTGCAAAGCTGCATTGACTTGTTCAAGAACAACTGA